One Anoplopoma fimbria isolate UVic2021 breed Golden Eagle Sablefish chromosome 2, Afim_UVic_2022, whole genome shotgun sequence DNA window includes the following coding sequences:
- the rassf10b gene encoding ras association domain-containing protein 10, with protein sequence MMEAEEGKISVWVCREEKLVFGLSKRTTCADLVKVLLEDQDSQQHGLSTAACPPSYCIVEKWRGFERILPNKTKILRLWFAWGEEQSNVKFVLVKSEASLASHGARSAEARVVLSRHRARGTEGGIPPEKQRRVVRKAFRKLEKINIKSRAQRDASSVEKMETLVHLVISQDHTIRQQVERITELDADIEMCEAKVHFDRIQRHGVNYVQDTYSVDDADAAAASSPDGDKVSSAETLANFEEYVRQCEEVVRLQEELGEQEALIDIFTVQVQEELNHRWMQRRREQQLHSEDTEPSAENELFLEEERIRTQLEASLYVGLRLNTDLEAIRSDLELTQEICAAREKEMRDLLAMVKTLDIEGGTVSEERCSHGTDDKMGMTSTLERRSEWVEQARGLSKDHSVNDDDSDTGLSSLHSQDSDSLPVWESLV encoded by the coding sequence ATgatggaggcagaggagggtAAGATATCGGTGTGGGTCTGCCGGGAGGAGAAGCTTGTCTTCGGCTTGTCAAAGCGCACAACCTGCGCGGATCTCGTCAAAGTGCTTCTGGAGGACCAGGACTCACAGCAGCACGGCCTCTCCACGGCTGCATGCCCACCGTCCTACTGCATCGTGGAGAAATGGAGAGGTTTCGAGAGGATTTTACCAAACAAAACCAAGATCCTGCGGCTTTGGTTCGCGtggggagaggagcagagcaatGTGAAGTTTGTGTTGGTGAAAAGCGAGGCGTCTCTGGCGAGCCACGGAGCCCGGAGCGCAGAGGCTCGAGTGGTgctcagcagacacagagccCGGGGTACCGAGGGGGGCATCCCGCCCGAGAAACAGCGACGGGTCGTCAGGAAAGCCTTCAGAAAGTTGGAGAAGATCAACATAAAGAGCCGGGCGCAGAGAGACGCGTCCTCTGTGGAAAAGATGGAAACTTTGGTCCATCTTGTGATTTCTCAGGATCATACAATCCGCCAGCAGGTGGAGAGGATCACAGAGCTGGACGCAGACATCGAAATGTGCGAGGCAAAGGTGCATTTTGACAGAATTCAAAGACACGGGGTTAATTATGTGCAGGACACGTACTCAGTggatgatgctgatgctgctgctgcttccagCCCGGATGGAGACAAAGTGAGTTCGGCGGAAACTCTTGCCAACTTTGAAGAGTATGTCCGGCAGTGTGAGGAGGTGGTTAGACTACAAGAGGAGCTGGGGGAGCAGGAAGCCCTCATAGACATTTTCACGGTGCAGGTGCAGGAGGAGCTGAACCACCGCTggatgcagaggaggagagagcagcagctgcacAGCGAAGACACAGAGCCATCGGCAGAAAACGAGCTGTTTTTGGAAGAAGAGAGGATCAGGACACAACTAGAGGCGAGTTTATACGTCGGTCTGCGCCTCAACACGGATTTAGAAGCTATTAGGAGCGATTTAGAGCTGACCCAGGAGATTTGCGCAGCGAGGGAGAAGGAGATGAGGGATTTGCTGGCGATGGTGAAAACTTTGGACATAGAGGGAGGGACAGTCAGTGAGGAGAGATGTAGCCACGGGACAGATGACAAGATGGGGATGACGAGCACTTTGGAGAGGAGAAGCGAGTGGGTGGAGCAGGCCAGGGGTCTGTCCAAAGATCACAGTGTGAACGACGACGACTCAGACACTGGCTTAAGTTCTCTGCACAGTCAGGACTCAGACAGCCTCCCTGTGTGGGAGTCACTGGTTTAA